In Tachypleus tridentatus isolate NWPU-2018 chromosome 3, ASM421037v1, whole genome shotgun sequence, the sequence caaagaACCATGATTCAGTTCCATTTAAATGACTGTTCTTGGTGGTTAAGAAAAGAGTGACTAGAATAGTATTGTAACTTGCAGTAATTTTTATATCAACTTATCGTTGCACTTATTTGACTTATGATTGACTAAcgacatagcaggggttatttaGCTCAGGAATCGCAAGCTATATCTGCACAGACGCCTCCCCCATTCCTTAAACATTCGCATTCTAAATGAGGCCCCCTACCCAGTGACGCTATAGATTATCAGAACTTTAGCAGCATTGTGCATTTACTACGGCCTCCCTAATACTTTTCTGCAGCGCCCACTTTGGGAACCCCTGATATAATTAACCTGCTGTTTCCTTTATTTTAGAGTAAGTGTAAAACACAAATAGGCTGCTGAGAAACAAGTTAAGTATAACAAAGAAACGTGAGAATATAGTGaggtttatttattcattctcaGGAGCTTTAAACAGTAGATGGTGAGAATGAAAATGATATGGGAtactaaaaatagtaataaaagttACGTTTATTTCTCTAACTGATTGATGATTAATTATTGATAATGCCAAGATGAGTAAGacaaaacttgtgttactatAGTACAGAAGTGATAGTGATGCTAATAATAAATTCAACAAGGAAGAGTTGAATAACAGTACCAGTTATACTCGTAACTGTAGAAAAAGAAGAACAGTGTAAGAGATCTGCAACATCTTCAGATTGGCACCCAGTTTATCTGCAACATCTTCAGATTGGCATCCAGTTTATCTGCAACATCTTCAGATTGGCACCCAGTTTATCTGCAACATCTTCAGATTGGGATCCATTTTATCTGCAACATCGTCAGATTGGCACCCATTTTATCTGCAACATCTTCAGATTGGCATCCAGTTTATCTGCAACATCTTCAGATTGGCACCCAGTTTATCTGCAACATCTTCAGATTGGGATCCAGTTTATCTGCAACATCGTCAGATTGGCACCCATTTTATCTGCAACATCTTCAGATTGGCATCCAGTTTATCTGCAACATCTTCAGATTGGCAGCCAGTTTATCTGCAACATCTTCAGATTGGCACCCAGTTTATCTGCAACATCTTCAGGTTGGCACACAGTTTTTCTGCAACATCTTCAGATTGGCATCCAGTTTTGGTGAATCACAAAGCCAAAGAAAACAACAGTACAGCTTAATGGTCGACAATACGATCTTGGTCCAGGAACAATATACAAAAACTATGATTAAAACGTTAGTTCTCCTGCAAGCTGTGGCTTAACCAGAGGGAGTTTACACTTGGCCATATTAGAATACAAATTGAACGAAAAGATTGAATAATGTAAGCCAGACAGTTCGAACTTCcatttttatgtgtgtttatGAAAAGAATGAATAGAGCCGAACAAACATTATCATTTAACTTTGAACTATGCCAAAGGCAGAACCAATAGAAATCCAGAGTTAGGTAGGATGATTTGTGAAGAAGACCCAAGTGAACCAATAAAAATCGAGATCTAGGTAGGTTGATTTGCGAGGAAGACCAAAGTGAACCAATAGAAATCCATGTTTAAACAATTTTGGTTGTGAGAAAGACCAGGGTCAAACAATAGAAATCCAAATGTAAACAGGTTGAGTTATGAGGAAGACAAGGGTAAACGAGCAGAAACTCAGTTGTAAGCAGGTTAAATTGTGAGGAATACAAGGGTGATCCAACAGATACCCAGATGTAAGGAGGTTAAGATATGAAGAAGACGAAGGTCAAGGGTCAACCAATTGAAATCCAGTTGTAAGCAGGTTGAGTTATGAGGAATAATAGGGTGACTGCTTTAAAGTAAGACAGGTCATTTTGAATAAATTACCAGTGAGAAGACAAAACAGGTGATATAACGTTAAATCAGTATATTTGGCATTTCGgtacttaaaacaaataacagaaaacaatgcAAGGTAGAAAACTACCCGTAAGGCTTAATCgaagaaaacaaattatctaaAAATTTCCACTTACGGAAGGAAGTTCACAAAAATTTAGTCAACCGCTCTACAAAATTTAATATGAGAACAAAATGTGTCCCTCTAAAAGAATGCGAATCCAAAATAAACGATCCGAAAGATTCCCTTTATACGTTCAGAATCATCATATATTGTGTCATAatccaaattaatatttttcctgACTTTTACAAGcatgtttttttcttacattaacaaTGATTGTTTACCATTtcgtatgtaaaaaaaatatgtaattcgtAGCCagcttgttttatttcatgtgttttattaactgttttttttttaatgtacagttTGACTTTCTTGGTCGTGTAATTTTGCGATTCAAGATTCTATAAGGTTTAAGTAAAAGGCAGTcatttctaattaaataaaaacaacgtgTTTGCTGCTGTACTGTTAACATCAGACAGTATTGGTACGATATGTACCGAACAGTAAATTGTCATCAAAAGGAACCCGCGAGCGTTCTCGTGCAGTTTCTCACGTTTAAGCTGCTGGTGGTGCATGCTAAAAATCAAGATATTTGAGTCAAATAACATGATGACGTAGGAATTAGTTATGTGTGTGGTGATAAACAGCGAATAAAAATAGAATACCTGAAAAGTCGTTCCAGTCGCTCCAAATAGCTGGGTCTCCATTTTCTATGCTTGAAAGTAATCGAAAgagtttttgtttgatttcagGGCAAAGCTATATGTAATAAGCTACCTTCGTTCTACCCACCACAGGGAATTGAACCTTGATTTTGGCACTGTAAGttcgtaaatttaccgctgacccactggaTATTTTTTcaaagcacaatgggctatctgcgtgcTTCTAACCGCAATATCGACCCCCCCCCCTGCCAAACTAggtgactcggcatggccaggtggtttaaggcactcgactcctaatctgaggttcgtgggttcgaatccctatcacaccaaatacaTGCAACAAATACGTTAagtaaagtgaaatatattttaaacaaacaaattgctttCTTTCCCGTCTTAATTTGTTTCACAATTTGTTCACCAGGGGATTCATGACGTATCTGGTGCTTCAGTTTTATAAAGTACACTTCTATTCATAATTCAAATGCACAGTACAATATTATCTGGACATAATAATGTTTCTCTGTTTGTTAAATTTCCCTCCCTGATTTAAACTTTATAGACCAAAatgaaggcagatagtcaacttcacccacctccaactattaggctactctaaCGAGTTAAGGGGATTGAAAATCACATTATAACCGCTTCagtggctgaaaggacgaacaagTTCGGTGATAACATTCAAACCCACAGATTACGGGTTGAGTAACTCTAACCGTCAAGTCGATCCAGGTTAACGACTTCTCTCGCTCGAGGTAATTTTCGATGactgacttttgttttttattatttaactaattcATCAGACAAACACATTCCTCTGTCAAGATGAAGCGAAGTGTTCTTCAGAGTTAAACCTGTATGATTTAATGTGGAAATCAGAGGTTCCATTTCAATCGGTGAACAAAGTCAGTTAGTCAGACAACCCCTAATTGTATGGGTTTAAGCTAGAAACAAACAAGTGAACAAAAACTCACGAAATTAGGAAAGGAGcttttattttatcctttatacCGTCGAATTGTTTTATTTCCTGAAATCATAAAAACATGGCAGGTAAGAGCCATTCTTAAGAGGCTGACAAAGGGTTCATTGGATAACTCATCAGcagttgattttaaaaataaaaatgattttcgtTTCTCATAATAAAGTTCGtgattatcagtttttatttgttttaaagttttgtacaaagctacCCAAAGAATATCTTCGCTACCCAACCATGATTTAGCAACGATAGACTTAACCACCTGCCGCCAACTgttagggctactctttttaccaatgagtagCGGAACTTACCATCAGTTGTACAACATTTCGGTTCTGATAGACAGACCATATCCTTCAGTTAATTATACATGCAAGAAGTCTCAGGTAAATATCTTAGAACTTGAACAGTGCCATAGCCCTTGACTTTGAAGTTGTATTAGAATAAATGCCAAGtaatttactgtttaatgaaTTGAACTATTGAAGCACAAGATAAGAACAAAGATGGAGTCTTTGAACGCAGggacgtagattttttacacccgatggggggggggatgatttttgcaaccacttattaCAAATTGGTAATtgtgattacgtgaacctgaaagctgtaaacatgcagtcacagagtaatcttgttgccacgatacttggatgtatacttaggcctactgactgatacttacgaactatcgcttagatcgaaaagcttagaagcacgcctatattaaagatgtatacttcggctactgaaaaagtctatatctaggcctaattatgtaattcgattggtaaaaacacgagaatcacaagaacaaacacacaatttgtaggacTGTGATGcaaaaaaacaattcaacagaccaaactgtagggggggatgattgtatgcaccataccccccacctaaaatgatgtatacccccatcccccccccccaggatctacgcccctgtcagaacggctggtatgggtattaatacatttatattatctgcgctagccgtccctaatttagtagtgtaagactagaggaaaggcaataatcagtgatgacgagaaacccacttgttgagaaatgtatatgcaaaaacagctcgtttgggctgagaaaacactttacatagaagagcgaacaacgtttcgaccttcttcggtcatcgtcaggttcacaaagaggaaaggcagctagtcatcaccacccacctacaactcttgggctactcttttaccaacgaatattaaggattgaccgtgacactataacgcccccacgattgaaagggagagcatgtttggtgcgacggggattcaaacccgcgacactcggattacgagtcgaacgccttaaccatctggccgtgccaTGCCTGCTTTAAACGATTGTAACTGTTAccagtagttttatttaaatataatcgaTTTCCAGCTGAAATAAGTCTAATCAAATCGAGCTATCAGAATTCCTTCCtatgatttgttaataattaccTATGCGTAAGTTTTAATGTGCACGTatgtgtttataaacagaaaaaaacaggaagaaataCAGTCATTAGAAAACACTATTCAGAAGCGGAAGGAAGAACACCATAAACTCGGATTGAACTAGTCGCCACCTGTGAGCTGTGTCTGAAAACAAAATTTGCCGATGGAGTCGGACATATTTGTAACTACTGCAATGTCCGCTgttgtgctcgttgtggaggcaaagTTACCCTGCGTTCTAATAAAGTACGTATAAATAAGTTAAAGGTGTCTCGTTTCTCTTACCATATGTTATAACAAAGTATGTATAAACAAGTTAAGACTGTGTTAAAGTTAAACTGTCTTCTAATGAACTGCTTATAACAAAAAAGAGTTGTCTTATTTATGTTAAAGTTACCACACGTTATTATTAAAGATGATAACCGCATGCCATTCTCTAGGTCATATGGACTTGCATCCTCTGTAGAAAGAAACAGGAGCTGTTAATAAAAACGGGAACATGGATGCATGGAAAACTAGAGGGTCAAGAAGGAAAATCCGATCAAGAAGTAGGTAGAAATTCCATTTCCCTCACTAAAGAAGAGTTTTCACCTTCTGTTAGACGACTGAACCAGGACCAAGTTCACAGCTTCGAGAAGGAAAGTTCTCGTCAGTTTATATCTCGCCGTCCTGGCACTGGCCAGTCCCTGCCAAGTTGTCGGCGGGCGTCGCTACAGTACATTGGCAGTTCCCAGAGTAGAGATCTGAAACGTCAGTTCTCACAAGAATCGCGTCCCTCTTCTGATGTTACTGGCAAGCCTTTCCTTGAAAAAGGACGAACGAATGTAAATAGAAGTCCTGCTAAAGATGGCTCGAGGAGGAAACGGTCAATCTTTGACCAAAGAGAAGACTTTCAGGAGGATTTGAGACACCATAGAGATGGTGGCGAAAGAGGGCGCAACCTTCGCAGAGATGATGCTCGGTCAAGAAGACAGTCTCCCGAAACGCGTACGAGACACGAACGTAATGGCGTGGAAGGAGACCTTGAACGTATCAGAGAAAAAGAGAATGTTCGAGAGAGAGGCCGTGAGCATGCGCGGGAAGAAAGGGAGAAAAGGCAGGTACCAAAGAGGGAAGAACTCGTGTTCTGCGGTGAATTTCGGTCGAAGAAAATTCTAGAGAACGACCTAGAAAAGCAGGACGAGGTGACGAACGAAAGAATGGGCGGGAGATGTCGCCAGATGAACGAAGGTTCGTGCGGGATCAGATTCGTGGTCGCGAATCCCCCGAGAGGAATCATGGTGACGAACGTCGCTATCATGGTGATATTGTTGGAGCGAGACACGTTCGTCCTATTGGAAGACGCGATTCCCCTCACAGACAGAGGTTTCAGAGTGTTTCCGAATGGGACCACCATGGTGTACAGTCAGTTGAACTCGACAGTGGATTTGGAGCTGATAACCATCTGAGAAGGAGTCATCGTGAATTGGTATCAGCTGTGGGGCTGACGGCAGAGTCCACTGGGGTGCCCTACAACAACAGCAGACAAAAAATCGAATCTGTTATTCGCAATGACTCTTTGAGTTCTGACCAGTCGGAATGCGTTAGGCCTCCTCCGCCTAAACCTTATAAACACAAACGTGGTAAGAAGCCCCGCCAGAGGTCGTTTAGCAGTTCTGAGGATGAGGTTAGATCAACGCATGAGTTTTCTAGTTGCGAAGAGCAAAGCGAGAAaggtatgtgttttatatttgtgtatgtggAGCTATTTTCACCCATAcaaaaaaatctgtaaaacaaaTGTCTAAGAGCAGGCCGTTAAATTGAACAATATAGTTTCAAAGAAGATCACAGGTTCGATAAGTAAAGCAAGTTAGTCTGTTAGATAATTACGGTGTCTGCAACTGTGTTAACTAATACAGA encodes:
- the LOC143246053 gene encoding uncharacterized protein LOC143246053; this translates as MHGKLEGQEGKSDQEVGRNSISLTKEEFSPSVRRLNQDQVHSFEKESSRQFISRRPGTGQSLPSCRRASLQYIGSSQSRDLKRQFSQESRPSSDVTGKPFLEKGRTNVNRSPAKDGSRRKRSIFDQREDFQEDLRHHRDGGERGRNLRRDDARSRRQSPETRTRHERNGVEGDLERIREKENVRERGREHAREEREKRQVPKREELVFCGEFRSKKILENDLEKQDEVTNERMGGRCRQMNEGSCGIRFVVANPPRGIMVTNVAIMVILLERDTFVLLEDAIPLTDRGFRVFPNGTTMVYSQLNSTVDLELITI